A region from the Myripristis murdjan chromosome 23, fMyrMur1.1, whole genome shotgun sequence genome encodes:
- the atp5f1c gene encoding ATP synthase F(1) complex subunit gamma, mitochondrial isoform X1, translating to MFARTSALVFVPQCGQVRNMATLKDITIRLKSIKNIQKITKSMKMVAAAKYARAERQLKPARVYGTGALALYEKAEIKAPEEKSAKHLIIGVSSDRGLCGAIHSGVAKAIKSEIAALTGAGKEVMVVNVGDKLRGLLHRTHGKHIMLNCKEVGRKPPTFTDASIIATELLNSGYEFDQGSVIYNRFRSVISYKTDNKPVFSIDTVANSESMGTYDDIDADVLRNYQEFALVNIIYFSMKESTTSEQSARMTAMDSASKNASEMIDKLTLTFNRTRQAVITKELIEIISGAAALE from the exons ATGTTCGCCAGGACCAGCGCGTTGGTGTTTGTCCCACAATG tgggCAGGTCAGGAACATGGCCACCCTGAAGGACA TCACCATTCGGCTGAAGTCCATCAAGAACATCCAGAAAATCACCAAGTCCATGAAGATGGTGGCCGCTGCTAAGTATGCCCGTGCTGAGAGGCAGCTGAAGCCCGCCCGAGTCTACGGCACCGGCGCTCTGG CTCTGTATGAGAAGGCTGAGATCAAGGCACCGGAGGAGAAGTCCGCCAAGCACCTGATCATCGGCGTGTCTTCCGACCGTGGTCTCTGTGGCGCCATCCACTCTGGCGTGGCCAAGGCCATAAAGAGCGAGATTGCTGCCCTTACTGGTGCCGGCAAAGAGGTGATGGTGGTCAATGTGGGAGACAAGCTGAGAGGCCTGCTGCACAG GACTCATGGAAAGCACATCATGCTGAACTGCAAGGAGGTTGGCCGCAAGCCCCCCACCTTCACCGATGCCTCCATCATCGCCACTGAGCTGCTCAACTCCGGATACGAGTTCGACCAGGGCTCCGTCATCTACAACAGATTCAG GTCTGTTATCTCGTACAAGACGGACAACAAGCCCGTGTTTTCCATCGATACAGTTGCTAATTCAG AGAGCATGGGCACCTATGATGACATCGATGCCGACGTGCTGAGGAACTACCAGGAGTTTGCCCTGGTCAACATCATCTACTTCAGCATGAAGGAGTCCACCACCAGCGAGCAGAGCGCCAGGATGACTGCCATGGACAGCGCCAGCAAGAACGCCT CTGAGATGATTGACAAGCTGACCCTCACCTTCAACCGTACCAGACAGGCCGTCATCACCAAGGAGCTCATTGAGATCAtctctggagctgctgctct
- the atp5f1c gene encoding ATP synthase F(1) complex subunit gamma, mitochondrial isoform X2, whose product MFARTSALVFVPQCGQVRNMATLKDITIRLKSIKNIQKITKSMKMVAAAKYARAERQLKPARVYGTGALALYEKAEIKAPEEKSAKHLIIGVSSDRGLCGAIHSGVAKAIKSEIAALTGAGKEVMVVNVGDKLRGLLHRTHGKHIMLNCKEVGRKPPTFTDASIIATELLNSGYEFDQGSVIYNRFRSVISYKTDNKPVFSIDTVANSESMGTYDDIDADVLRNYQEFALVNIIYFSMKESTTSEQSARMTAMDSASKNASEMIDKLTLTFNRTRQAVITKELIEIISGAAAL is encoded by the exons ATGTTCGCCAGGACCAGCGCGTTGGTGTTTGTCCCACAATG tgggCAGGTCAGGAACATGGCCACCCTGAAGGACA TCACCATTCGGCTGAAGTCCATCAAGAACATCCAGAAAATCACCAAGTCCATGAAGATGGTGGCCGCTGCTAAGTATGCCCGTGCTGAGAGGCAGCTGAAGCCCGCCCGAGTCTACGGCACCGGCGCTCTGG CTCTGTATGAGAAGGCTGAGATCAAGGCACCGGAGGAGAAGTCCGCCAAGCACCTGATCATCGGCGTGTCTTCCGACCGTGGTCTCTGTGGCGCCATCCACTCTGGCGTGGCCAAGGCCATAAAGAGCGAGATTGCTGCCCTTACTGGTGCCGGCAAAGAGGTGATGGTGGTCAATGTGGGAGACAAGCTGAGAGGCCTGCTGCACAG GACTCATGGAAAGCACATCATGCTGAACTGCAAGGAGGTTGGCCGCAAGCCCCCCACCTTCACCGATGCCTCCATCATCGCCACTGAGCTGCTCAACTCCGGATACGAGTTCGACCAGGGCTCCGTCATCTACAACAGATTCAG GTCTGTTATCTCGTACAAGACGGACAACAAGCCCGTGTTTTCCATCGATACAGTTGCTAATTCAG AGAGCATGGGCACCTATGATGACATCGATGCCGACGTGCTGAGGAACTACCAGGAGTTTGCCCTGGTCAACATCATCTACTTCAGCATGAAGGAGTCCACCACCAGCGAGCAGAGCGCCAGGATGACTGCCATGGACAGCGCCAGCAAGAACGCCT CTGAGATGATTGACAAGCTGACCCTCACCTTCAACCGTACCAGACAGGCCGTCATCACCAAGGAGCTCATTGAGATCAtctctggagctgctgctct
- the atp5f1c gene encoding ATP synthase F(1) complex subunit gamma, mitochondrial isoform X3, with the protein MFARTSALVFVPQCGQVRNMATLKDITIRLKSIKNIQKITKSMKMVAAAKYARAERQLKPARVYGTGALALYEKAEIKAPEEKSAKHLIIGVSSDRGLCGAIHSGVAKAIKSEIAALTGAGKEVMVVNVGDKLRGLLHRTHGKHIMLNCKEVGRKPPTFTDASIIATELLNSGYEFDQGSVIYNRFRSVISYKTDNKPVFSIDTVANSESMGTYDDIDADVLRNYQEFALVNIIYFSMKESTTSEQSARMTAMDSASKNASEMIDKLTLTFNRTRQAVITKELIEIISGAAAL; encoded by the exons ATGTTCGCCAGGACCAGCGCGTTGGTGTTTGTCCCACAATG tgggCAGGTCAGGAACATGGCCACCCTGAAGGACA TCACCATTCGGCTGAAGTCCATCAAGAACATCCAGAAAATCACCAAGTCCATGAAGATGGTGGCCGCTGCTAAGTATGCCCGTGCTGAGAGGCAGCTGAAGCCCGCCCGAGTCTACGGCACCGGCGCTCTGG CTCTGTATGAGAAGGCTGAGATCAAGGCACCGGAGGAGAAGTCCGCCAAGCACCTGATCATCGGCGTGTCTTCCGACCGTGGTCTCTGTGGCGCCATCCACTCTGGCGTGGCCAAGGCCATAAAGAGCGAGATTGCTGCCCTTACTGGTGCCGGCAAAGAGGTGATGGTGGTCAATGTGGGAGACAAGCTGAGAGGCCTGCTGCACAG GACTCATGGAAAGCACATCATGCTGAACTGCAAGGAGGTTGGCCGCAAGCCCCCCACCTTCACCGATGCCTCCATCATCGCCACTGAGCTGCTCAACTCCGGATACGAGTTCGACCAGGGCTCCGTCATCTACAACAGATTCAG GTCTGTTATCTCGTACAAGACGGACAACAAGCCCGTGTTTTCCATCGATACAGTTGCTAATTCAG AGAGCATGGGCACCTATGATGACATCGATGCCGACGTGCTGAGGAACTACCAGGAGTTTGCCCTGGTCAACATCATCTACTTCAGCATGAAGGAGTCCACCACCAGCGAGCAGAGCGCCAGGATGACTGCCATGGACAGCGCCAGCAAGAACGCCT CTGAGATGATTGACAAGCTGACCCTCACCTTCAACCGTACCAGACAGGCCGTCATCACCAAGGAGCTCATTGAGATCAtctctggagctgctgctctgtaa